The genomic segment attacttaaattttttattgtgtcaATCGTTTGGGTTGACATGCCAATCAATTGTTTGCAACATTTTGTATCTTctataaccttttttttctactttcaaATTAGAATTTGGTTTGTTGCTTGAATTAATGCAGCAAAGTTGAAGAAAATATGGAATTCTGTTTATAACTAGTGGTGATCTTAAATTCATTGGTTTCCATGAATTTGATCTTCTGTGTTAGGCGAATTTGGAtccatatattgttttttactaGCTGTGGTGGTGAAAATTTACTCTATCTCCACTCCAAGGTGGTTGtgcttctgtttatttttgtcaGTCTCATGGTAACTGCCCATTTAAAAATATGCTTTTGGATTAGTTTCTCCTTTCTTAATTGTCCATCATTAGAATGCAGGAGCTATGATATTTCATATGTCAAATTAGCAGAACATTCATATTGGAAAATCATATTTAGTTATTGAGTTGGAatgatttgattaatattttgataaaatgctCTTTTCAATGAAGGTGAGCTCTTAGGGACAGAGTAAGGTTAGACATGCTTGTGATTTCATATTCTTGAACAAACtgctttttgtaattttctacAGACCGTGGAGATGAAATCCTTGACAATTGTGCAAGTAATGTTGATCTCAATTCTGAAGTGTTAAACTATCAAGGAAGCATTCATGTCCGTGAACTTGATTGGATGGACTCCTGGCCACCCTCAACAAGTTCAGGAAATTCTACCTGTCATAAAAGGTTaattgatattcttttcaaCAGTCACTGGAGTTTCTTATCTGTCAAAAGAGTTTTTCCtcattttatagttattttatttgatagtgATATACTTTAAGAAACACATTGCATTTTCTTCAATGGTGATAACAGTTATTCTTGGACATCCTCGAATGTTGAAGAAGCTGAGAGAGCTGCTTTGCTTGTAGCTGCTGATGTAATTTACAGTGATGATCTAACTGATGCTCTTTTCTGTATTCTAGAGAAACTAATGTCGCTTGGTCCAAAAAAGGTATGCATCAACAAAGGAGAACAGCATTCATGAAGTCCGGATAGGATAGCAAGCAATATGAAATAGCATTTATAAATCAGGATGGAACAGTGATATCATAAGAAACATTTGAGATCTTTATATGATATAATTGACCTGTTTTAGTAAGAACACATGTCATGGCAACATGACTTATGCAGTCCttatcgaatttttttttttttttttttttgggggggggggggggtagtTATCTACCAAGGATGATTCATCCAGCCAAAGGAAGCATACAAGGCTCTCAATGGATGCATTGCTAGATGAACTACAATGCATTGGTTATCACTGTTTATAAGTCATCCCATATGCACTTTGAATCATGATTCTGTTGCATTTCACAGTATTTGCAGGATTGCTTTGTTAGAATTCTTGAAGCTCAATGTTCTGCAAGGTATTAATTGGCAGTTacatttctttgttttaagGTTTTGTACTTGGCGTTGGAAAAGCGCTACAACTTCAGTCTAGATGATCTTGATGTTGTGGCAAATGGTTACTCACATTTCCGAAGTTATCTTAGAGGGGAGGAAGGTGAGTTTGTTCCATATTATTTCTCTGCTTGACATACTATAATCCATTcccaatttttaaatttataatatagtGATGTATGCGTGATGCAGAATATGACAACCTTAAACACGGATCCTCCCCTTGTTTTGTGGGAAAATGTCTTGACCTGTCATTAATCCCGCAATATGTTCGAGAATATGAGAGAGGAAATGATGTAGAGCTTTGGCAAATCATGTACAAAGCAAGAAAACCTGACTTAGGGGATTCTTGTGACTGATATTGCCATCTATATCTATTTTCTGTGATCCATGGCGTCTCTCTTCGTCTATGGACATTATGGTGGAAAATTTAAATGGCTGGACTTGGCGGCTTAGCAATTCCATCAGCAGCTATTGTGGACAGCATCCCATTCGACTTTCAATCCTATATATGTTTTACTCGATAAAAAAATTTTCCCGTATTTTAATGCTTGGTGAAATGTACATGCATATATCTGGAAGTGAGGAAGTGGGCCTTTTCTTGAGCTTgaattcaaatcaaaatcactatgttttttaggatttggctAGCTTCCATCTTATTATATGACTTGCAATACCTCCTCTTTCTTTTAACTCACTTAAATGTACTTTGTGAAAGTGTTAGAAGGTTCAATTCTGTGTTGGAGGTTCTTACTCGTCACTTATACAATCTCCCTTTCTGTAACAAATACATGATAGGAGTGATATTAATAAcataacattaaaagaaaattacactAATAGCCATACTTATCCGTGGCTTGGACCAAgatgattattttaataaaaaaaccctaggTGATTGGGCTTGAGGTAGGTTTGCGTgcttagatcaatatttttttttgttaggtgaTAGATAACAGgttatccattttttattttttttttttaaaaaaacaatatatcatTTGTTGGATTGTAGCATAAAATTTGCCTACTAATATGGTGGCCAGAAAAACAAgggtaacattttttttcaactcatttttatctaaaaatatctttCCAAATCACATAATAACCCTAAAATTACCTAAAAAATTCATTGCTTGAGAAATCTCTAAATCAAGCTTGATCTTCATTCTCATGAATGtttaaagaaaacaatcatCACCATCAAACTTTTCTTATCGAATATAACT from the Populus nigra chromosome 1, ddPopNigr1.1, whole genome shotgun sequence genome contains:
- the LOC133693954 gene encoding uncharacterized protein LOC133693954 isoform X1 — translated: MEEEGQEDHVMSEVHLGCPPGSSGPHISHFTISIPPGVDCGRFNNLFKDEQVPMYQMVCVDEDGDLILTRRHAHHYLPTRSFSVTIQHNITSSISNVGLQVWKAELLLSDFVLHKMLTSSDFDEIVSLELGAGIGLVGMLLAHVAKTVFLTDRGDEILDNCASNVDLNSEVLNYQGSIHVRELDWMDSWPPSTSSGNSTCHKSYSWTSSNVEEAERAALLVAADVIYSDDLTDALFCILEKLMSLGPKKVLYLALEKRYNFSLDDLDVVANGYSHFRSYLRGEEEYDNLKHGSSPCFVGKCLDLSLIPQYVREYERGNDVELWQIMYKARKPDLGDSCD
- the LOC133693954 gene encoding uncharacterized protein LOC133693954 isoform X3, which produces MYQMVCVDEDGDLILTRRHAHHYLPTRSFSVTIQHNITSSISNVGLQVWKAELLLSDFVLHKMLTSSDFDEIVSLELGAGIGLVGMLLAHVAKTVFLTDRGDEILDNCASNVDLNSEVLNYQGSIHVRELDWMDSWPPSTSSGNSTCHKSYSWTSSNVEEAERAALLVAADVIYSDDLTDALFCILEKLMSLGPKKVLYLALEKRYNFSLDDLDVVANGYSHFRSYLRGEEEYDNLKHGSSPCFVGKCLDLSLIPQYVREYERGNDVELWQIMYKARKPDLGDSCD